One Dokdonia sp. Dokd-P16 genomic window carries:
- the pabB gene encoding aminodeoxychorismate synthase component I has protein sequence MNRTSKIISISNITVLKEQLLSWSQQFEEVVWLDSNSYERQNYPEYEAILAVDAFTSLKTDYQGAFDQLEEYQSTIKDWIFGYLSYDLKNDTERLTSKNDDKLDFADLHFFQPKKLFLLKGNTLEILYLGMVDDEIDEDFEEITATKPPETKSQAQPLSIKLKIHKEAYKEKVRSMLEHIYRGDIYEANLCQEFYAAGTINPLAIYKRLTAISSPPFGTYLKLEDQFLLSASPERYIKKIGSKIVTQPIKGTAKRGVDEKEDTAFAKALQENSKERSENIMIVDLVRNDLSKTAQKGSVIVEELCEVYPFKQVHQMISTVTSTLSLGISPVDAIRSTFPMGSMTGAPKLRAMQIIESLEESKRGLYSGAVGYFTPDGDFDFNVVIRSILYNAENEYISYSVGGAITAGSDPDSEYEECLLKAKAMRAVLEGDL, from the coding sequence ATGAATCGTACTTCAAAAATTATTTCTATTAGTAATATAACAGTGCTTAAAGAGCAATTGTTATCGTGGTCTCAACAATTTGAAGAGGTCGTTTGGCTTGATAGTAATAGCTATGAACGTCAGAATTATCCCGAGTATGAAGCAATTCTTGCAGTAGATGCTTTTACAAGTTTAAAGACTGATTATCAAGGTGCTTTTGATCAGCTGGAGGAGTATCAAAGTACGATAAAGGATTGGATATTTGGCTATTTAAGTTATGACCTTAAGAATGACACAGAACGCTTAACCTCAAAAAATGATGATAAGCTAGATTTTGCAGACCTTCATTTTTTTCAACCTAAAAAGTTATTCTTACTTAAAGGAAACACACTCGAGATATTATATCTAGGGATGGTAGATGATGAGATAGATGAAGATTTTGAGGAAATAACCGCCACCAAACCTCCTGAAACCAAATCCCAAGCGCAGCCATTATCTATAAAACTTAAGATACACAAAGAGGCATACAAGGAAAAAGTGCGCAGCATGTTAGAACATATTTATAGGGGAGATATTTATGAGGCAAACTTATGTCAAGAGTTTTATGCAGCGGGAACTATTAATCCACTAGCTATTTATAAACGCCTTACTGCGATTAGTTCGCCACCATTTGGCACTTATCTCAAGCTTGAGGATCAGTTTTTACTTTCGGCTTCTCCAGAGCGATATATTAAGAAAATAGGGAGTAAGATTGTTACACAGCCCATAAAAGGAACTGCAAAACGAGGAGTGGATGAAAAGGAGGATACCGCTTTCGCGAAAGCGTTACAAGAAAACTCAAAAGAGCGCTCCGAAAATATCATGATTGTAGATTTGGTAAGAAATGACCTATCAAAAACTGCCCAAAAAGGATCTGTAATTGTAGAAGAGCTATGCGAAGTTTATCCTTTTAAGCAAGTGCACCAAATGATCTCTACGGTAACCTCGACGCTTAGTCTTGGTATTTCTCCGGTAGATGCGATTAGAAGTACCTTTCCAATGGGAAGTATGACCGGAGCACCAAAGTTGCGAGCGATGCAAATTATTGAGTCACTAGAAGAGTCAAAACGTGGCTTGTATAGTGGTGCTGTAGGTTATTTTACGCCAGATGGAGATTTTGATTTTAATGTAGTCATACGTAGTATTCTATACAATGCAGAAAATGAATATATCTCATACTCCGTAGGTGGAGCTATCACCGCAGGATCAGATCCAGATAGTGAGTATGAAGAATGCTTGCTTAAAGCAAAAGCGATGCGTGCAGTTTTAGAAGGAGATTTGTAA